DNA from Methanospirillum lacunae:
GCCAGCTATTGTGCTCCCGATGGTTCTGATCAATGCTTCAGAGGTTATCATCCTGCTGGCTATCACGTCATTCTTCCTCCAGCTCGATCTTGCCACTATTGCGGGGCTGATTGCAGTGCTTGGTACTGGTATCGATCAGCTGGTTATCCTGACTGATGAGATTCTTCACGAGGGGAAAGTTCCCTCACCAAATATCTACCTTAAACGGTTGAAACGGGCACTTGGGATCATCATCGCCTCTGCAGCAACGGTATTTATCGCCATGCTCCCTCTCGCACTTATGGATCTCTCAACACTACGTGGGTTTGCCGTTGTCACCATCCTTGGTGTTCTGGTAGGAGTACTGGTTACGAGACCGGCATACGGTCATATAATCATGGCTATCCTCTCCAAATAACCAATACCATACTTTTATCTGTTTTTTTAACGCAATTTCTGATTAGGTTATCATTATGGCAAAACCGATCCTAATCGACTTTTTCGCTGAGTGGTGCGGACCGTGTAAAAGAATGGGCCCGATCATTGAGGAACTCAAAGGCATGATGGGTGACAAGGTGGAGATCAAGAAACTCGACGTTGATCAACACATGGCAGAAGCCCAGAAGTACCAGATATCTGTAGTTCCTACTATCATTATCGAAAAAGATGGTCTCCTGGTGCAGAAGATCCAGGGAGTTACCGATGCAGAGACCCTGGCATCTATACTGAAACCACTGGTGGAGTAACGTGAAGAT
Protein-coding regions in this window:
- a CDS encoding thioredoxin family protein; its protein translation is MAKPILIDFFAEWCGPCKRMGPIIEELKGMMGDKVEIKKLDVDQHMAEAQKYQISVVPTIIIEKDGLLVQKIQGVTDAETLASILKPLVE